The Polyangium mundeleinium genome contains the following window.
CCTCCCGCGCGCCTTGTTCGTCGTCGACCACGAGGACGTGGAGCCCTTCGAGGGAGCGGCCTTCGGCGCGCGGCTCGGGCGGCGCCGTGCCGTCCTCCGGCGCGAGCGGTAGCTCCACGCGCAGCGTCGCGCCGCGGCCGATCCCCTCGCTCTCGGCCCGCACCGAGCCGCCGTGCAGCCCCACGAGGTCCTTCACGATCGAGAGCCCGAGGCCGAGCCCGCCTTCCCGTCGCGCCGACGAGGCGTCCGCCTGCCGGAACCGATCGAAGACGTGCAGCAGCATGTCGGGCCGGATGCCGAGGCCATCGTCGCGCACGGTGAGCGTCACGCGGGGGCCCGCGCACGCGAGCGAGACCTCGGTGGTGCCGCCGGGGGCGCTGAACTTGATGGCGTTGCTCAGGAGGTTGCACACGATCTGCTGGAGGCGCGCCGGGTCGCCGAGCACGTTCACGGCCGTGAGGTCGTCCGTGCGCGCGAGCTTGATCTGCCGCTCGTTCGCCATCGGGCGCATGGTCTCGAGGGCGACGTCGACCGTGCGGGAGAGGTCGCAGAGGCTCCTGTCGAGCTTGAGCTTGCCGGCGCGGATGCGCTCCATGTCGAGCATGTCGCCCATCAGCCGGCCGAGCAGGGAAGCGTTGCGCTCGATCACGTCGATCGCCTTGCTCGTGCCATCTTCCGAGAGCGCGCCCCGGCGAAGGAGCTCGGCCCAGCCGACGATGGCGTGGAGCGGCGCGCGGAGCTCGTGCGAGACGATGGCGAGGAACTCGTCCTTGAGGCGGTTCGCCCGCTCGGCGTCGCGCCGCGCGGCCCGCTCGCTGTCGAGCAGGGCGTCGCGCTCTTCTTCGAGCCGCTTGCGCTCGGTCACGTCGATCAGCGCGCCATAGAGCGCCGCGGGTTTGCCCTCGCCGTCCCTGCGCACGTGCGCCATGAGCTCGATCCAGCGCACCTCCTGGCCGCCGCGCAGGATGCGGAACTGCGAGCGGCAGGGCGCCTCAGCCTCGAAGGCGCAGCGCGTCGCGCGGTTGACCTCCTGTCGATCGTCCGGGTGCACGCACGATAAAAGCAGCCTCCGCTGGAAGACCACGTCCGCCGGCAGGCCGAGCAGCGTGCGGGTGGTCGCCGAGCAAAATGCTTGGCGCTCCAACAAATCGAAGGAGAACGTCCCGACGCCGCCGGCCTCGGTCGCGAGCCGGAGGTGCGCCTCGCTGTCGCGCAGGGCTTGCTGCGCGGCCTTGAGGTCGTGCACGTCGGCCGCGGCGCCGAACCATTTCGTGATGGCGCCCTGGGCGTCGCGGATCGGCCGCGTGCTCGCGCAGAACCAGCGGTACGAGCCGTCCTTGCCCCGCATGCGGAGCTCCACGGCGAGGGGCTCGGCAGAAGCGCGCTCGGCCGTCATCGCCTCGGCCAGGTGGGCGTGGACGGCGGGGAGGTCGTCCGGGTGGATCCATTGCATCCAGGCGACGTCGTCGTCCGAGCCGGGGCGCATCCCCGCGTACTCGTGCATGCGCTGGTTCATGTACTCGCCGCGGCCGTCGGGCAGCGCCGTGAAGAGGATCTCGGGCACGGTGTCGGCCATGGCGCGGAAGCGCGCCTCGCTCTCGCCGAGGGCCTGCTCGGCGCGCTTGCGAGCGTCGATGCTGATGATGCAGCCGACGAGGCGGACGGGCGTGCCGCTCTCGTCGTGGACCAGCCGGGCGTGGTCCCACACCCAGACCCAGCGGCCGTCCCGGTGACGGACGCGGTACTCGGCGTCGACGACGGGCTGGTTGCGGTTGCGGATCGTGGTGCGGCCGGAGAAACAGGAAAGGTCGTCGGGGTGGATGCGGCCTCGCCACCAGGCGTCGGTGGCCGGGACCTCCTCGGGCCGGTAGCCGAGCATCTCGACCAGGCCCCCGGAGCGCCAGACGTGGTTCGTCAGGAAATCCCAGTCGTAGGCCGTGCCGCGGATGGCCTCGGTCGCCAGGCGAAAGCGCTCCTCGCTCTCGCGCAGGGCGTTCCCTTCCTCGCCGCCTTCGCCTT
Protein-coding sequences here:
- a CDS encoding PAS domain-containing protein, which encodes MREEGEGGEEGNALRESEERFRLATEAIRGTAYDWDFLTNHVWRSGGLVEMLGYRPEEVPATDAWWRGRIHPDDLSCFSGRTTIRNRNQPVVDAEYRVRHRDGRWVWVWDHARLVHDESGTPVRLVGCIISIDARKRAEQALGESEARFRAMADTVPEILFTALPDGRGEYMNQRMHEYAGMRPGSDDDVAWMQWIHPDDLPAVHAHLAEAMTAERASAEPLAVELRMRGKDGSYRWFCASTRPIRDAQGAITKWFGAAADVHDLKAAQQALRDSEAHLRLATEAGGVGTFSFDLLERQAFCSATTRTLLGLPADVVFQRRLLLSCVHPDDRQEVNRATRCAFEAEAPCRSQFRILRGGQEVRWIELMAHVRRDGEGKPAALYGALIDVTERKRLEEERDALLDSERAARRDAERANRLKDEFLAIVSHELRAPLHAIVGWAELLRRGALSEDGTSKAIDVIERNASLLGRLMGDMLDMERIRAGKLKLDRSLCDLSRTVDVALETMRPMANERQIKLARTDDLTAVNVLGDPARLQQIVCNLLSNAIKFSAPGGTTEVSLACAGPRVTLTVRDDGLGIRPDMLLHVFDRFRQADASSARREGGLGLGLSIVKDLVGLHGGSVRAESEGIGRGATLRVELPLAPEDGTAPPEPRAEGRSLEGLHVLVVDDEQGAREVLSRLLLEEGAETRMASSAAEALCVIASGWPSLVLSELALPGEDGFHLVRAVRSGTHAPSIPVVAVTAFTRDADRDRALRAGFDGHVGKPVEPQRLFEELSRILGPVGPTSGGTPDAPLSPRRTSRDTSP